One window of Quercus robur chromosome 5, dhQueRobu3.1, whole genome shotgun sequence genomic DNA carries:
- the LOC126725629 gene encoding allene oxide cyclase, chloroplastic-like — MACSSYALKPISPPINLVNPRSHPTSSPANNAQLSFKLSNPSLSQTLKFHSTSPQSPSFSLPKRSFTCKSQADPSDSARPTNVQKLYIYEINELDRGSPAILRLSKKKVFSLGDLVPFTNKLFTGDLKKQVGVTQGLTVLIENKPEKKGDRYEAMYSFNFGDYGHMAVRGAYLTYEDTYLAVVGGSGIFEGVYGQVKLEQIVYPFKIFYTFYLRGIKDLPEELLGDKPVEPNRFLDPFFYYVSHWKPILRFVLKARGVSLPEPKLASCTEKNQSA; from the exons atggCTTGCTCAAGCTATGCTTTGAAACCCATCTCTCCTCCTATAAACTTAGTCAACCCAAGATCACACCCCACTTCTTCACCAGCAAACAACGCACAGCTTTCCTTCAAGCTTTCAAACCCATCTCTCAGTCAGACCCTTAAATTCCATTCAACCTCACCACAAAGCCCCAGCTTTTCACTACCCAAAAGATCATTCACTTGCAAAAGCCAAGCTGACCCATCAGACTCCGCAAGGCCCA CCAATGTTCAAAAACTGTATATTTATGAGATCAACGAACTTGATCGAGGAAGCCCTGCCATACTTAGATTGAGCAAAAAGAAAGTCTTCTCTCTTGGTGACCTCGTCCCCTTCACTAACAAA TTGTTTACCGGAGACCTGAAAAAACAGGTGGGAGTCACACAAGGACTAACAGTTTTAATCGAGAACAAACCAGAAAAGAAAGGTGACCGGTATGAGGCAATGTATAGCTTTAACTTTGGAGACTATGGTCACATGGCTGTGAGGGGAGCGTATTTGACCTATGAAGACACGTATCTAGCAGTGGTTGGTGGGTCTGGGATCTTCGAAGGTGTGTATGGGCAAGTGAAGTTGGAGCAAATTGTGTACCCCTTCAAGATTTTCTACACATTTTACTTGAGGGGAATCAAGGATTTGCCAGAAGAGCTTTTGGGCGATAAGCCTGTGGAGCCTAATCGATTCCTCGATCCATTTTTCTATTATGTGTCCCATTGGAAACCCATTCTACGTTTTGTTCTCAAGGCCAGGGGTGTTTCATTGCCAGAACCAAAGTTAGCTTCTTGTACGGAGAAGAACCAGAGtgcttga
- the LOC126725630 gene encoding caffeoylshikimate esterase, whose amino-acid sequence MPPETPANFWGDMPEEEYYTSQGVKNTQSYFETPNGKLFTQSFLPLNQTVKATVYMTHGYGSDTGWLFQKICINFATWGYAVFAADLLGHGRSDGLRCYLGDMEKIAGSSLSFFLHIRNSEPYKTLPAFLFGESMGGATAMLMYFQSPPDAWTGLIFSAPLFVMPENMKPSKVRLFMYGMLFGIADTWAAMPDNKMVGKAIKDPEKLKIIASNPRRYTGKPRVGTMRELARVCQYIQDSFEKVTAPFLTVHGTSDGVTCPTSSKLLYEKAASEDKSLKIYDGMYHSLIQGEPDENANLVLKDMREWIDERVERYGSKNL is encoded by the coding sequence ATGCCACCAGAAACGCCCGCAAACTTCTGGGGCGACATGCCCGAAGAAGAGTACTACACCTCCCAAGGCGTCAAGAACACCCAATCCTACTTCGAAACGCCGAACGGCAAACTCTTCACCCAATCCTTTTTACCGTTGAATCAAACAGTCAAAGCCACAGTCTACATGACCCACGGCTACGGCTCCGACACTGGCTGGCTCTTCCAGAAAATCTGCATCAACTTCGCCACCTGGGGCTACGCCGTCTTCGCCGCCGATCTCCTCGGCCACGGCAGATCCGACGGCCTCCGCTGCTACCTAGGCGACATGGAGAAAATCGCCGGAAGCTCCCTATCTTTCTTCCTCCACATCCGCAACAGCGAGCCGTACAAAACTCTCCCAGCTTTCCTCTTCGGCGAGTCCATGGGTGGAGCTACAGCTATGCTCATGTACTTCCAATCTCCGCCGGACGCGTGGACGGGCCTGATTTTCTCGGCCCCGCTCTTCGTCATGCCGGAAAACATGAAACCTAGTAAGGTGAGGCTCTTCATGTACGGAATGCTGTTTGGGATCGCTGACACGTGGGCAGCCATGCCCGACAACAAGATGGTCGGAAAAGCGATTAAGGATCCGGAGAAGTTGAAGATTATAGCTTCGAATCCGAGGAGGTACACTGGGAAACCGAGAGTTGGGACGATGAGAGAGCTGGCCAGGGTGTGCCAGTACATACAGGACAGTTTTGAGAAAGTGACGGCGCCATTTTTGACTGTACATGGTACCTCGGATGGGGTCACGTGCCCCACGTCGTCGAAGCTGTTGTACGAGAAGGCGGCGAGTGAGGATAAGAGTTTGAAGATCTATGATGGGATGTACCATTCGTTGATTCAAGGGGAGCCAGATGAGAATGCGAACCTTGTGTTGAAGGATATGAGGGAGTGGATTGATGAGAGAGTTGAGAGGTATGGGTCCAAAAATCTTTGA